Proteins found in one Pelobates fuscus isolate aPelFus1 chromosome 10, aPelFus1.pri, whole genome shotgun sequence genomic segment:
- the CNNM1 gene encoding metal transporter CNNM1 isoform X8 — protein sequence MAEAAGAVFLLFISLSPRPVSLWLLGLRPEDTVGGRVSLEGGTLRAAEGTRFTLRVYFQPAAAPPPLQTPSPAGVNGSAGSSPPRLVFIEEPRASGSCQDEGSWASDVEVVGPLQAGQGGSAVVEVAVRELRKGERGKLFSLCAFDGRSWEHHGGAHFGLEVREAEPGMPGWLRIMAALMLLALSALFSGLRLSLLSLDPVELRVLQNSGSAVEKEQARRVQEVRSRGSYLLCTLLLGNVLSNAALAGWLCSSLPGPLWLPIVLCTVCVFLVGEVAPYSVCSRHGLAIASRTVWLTRLLMAATFPVSFPLSRLLDWALRQEIGTFYTREKLLEMLRAADPYNDLVKEELNIIQGALELRTKAVEDVLTPLGDCFMLRSDAVLDFATVSEILRSGYTRIPVYEGEDRANIVDILFVKDLAFVDPDDCTPLQTVTRFYHRPLHCVFNDTRLDAVLEEFKKGKSHLAIVQRVNNEGEGDPFYEVMGIVTLEDIIEEIIKSEILDETDLYTDNRNKERIPQRERKQHDFSLFKLSDSQMKVKISPQLMLATHRFMATEVEPFKAPYLSEKIILRLLKHPNVIQEIKFDEKNKRSSEHYLYQRNRPVDYFILILQGKVEVEVGKEGLRFENGAFTYYGVPAIMTTVSSDNDVRKVGSLGGSSFLLNRSPSRCSGLNRSESPNRERNDYGGSNNQLSNSNNNLYIPDYSVHILCDVQFVKITRQQYQNALTASRMDSSPQSPEIEVFSEGDSTKSTKYLRVSESPKDDTTATLAHDRNSSFGSKSDGLKSPNDSVFLHMEDIPRIREELADNANCTIHHTDCCGIGMDQENSSVEIVTNSTVSCSTEETLGKKLLRTLSGKTRKKSRDAEKSPEESSVLHLIT from the exons ATGGCGGAGGCCGCGGGAGCTGTCTTCCTGCTCTTCATCTCGCTGTCCCCCCGGCCCGTCTCCCTCTGGCTGCTCGGCCTGCGCCCCGAGGACACGGTGGGCGGCCGGGTGTCCCTGGAAGGGGGGACGCTGAGGGCGGCGGAGGGCACCCGCTTCACCCTGCGGGTCTACTTCCAGCCGGCTGCCGCTCCTCCCCCGCTCCAGACCCCGAGCCCCGCGGGGGTCAATGGCAGCGCCGGCTCCTCCCCCCCGCGGCTGGTGTTCATCGAGGAGCCGCGGGCCAGTGGCTCCTGCCAGGATGAGGGCTCCTGGGCGTCGGATGTGGAGGTTGTGGGGCCCCTGCAGGCCGGGCAGGGGGGCTCCGCGGTGGTGGAGGTGGCTGTGCGGGAGCTGCGCAAGGGGGAGCGGGGCAAGCTCTTCTCGCTTTGCGCCTTCGACGGGCGGAGCTGGGAGCACCACGGCGGAGCGCACTTCGGGCTGGAGGTACGGGAGGCGGAGCCTGGCATGCCAGGCTGGCTGCGTATCATGGCGGCGCTCATGCTGCTGGCCCTCTCTGCGCTGTTCAGCGGGCTGCGGCTCAGCCTGCTCTCCCTGGACCCGGTGGAGCTCCGGGTTCTGCAAAACAGCGGCTCGGCGGTGGAGAAAGAGCAGGCCAGGCGCGTGCAAGAGGTGCGCAGCCGTGGATCCTACCTGCTCTGCACCCTGCTCCTTGGCAACGTGCTCTCCAACGCCGCTCTGGCCGGATGGCTGTGCTCCTCGCTGCCGGGACCCCTATGGCTGCCCATTGTGCTGTGCACCGTGTGTGTCTTTCTGGTTGGAGAGGTGGCCCCATACTCGGTGTGCTCCCGCCATGGACTGGCCATTGCCTCCCGTACTGTGTGGCTCACCCGCCTGCTGATGGCCGCTACCTTCCCAGTGTCCTTCCCGCTAAGCCGCCTACTAGACTGGGCCCTACGCCAGGAAATTGGCACCTTCTACACCCGGGAGAAGCTGCTGGAGATGCTGCGGGCTGCCGATCCTTACAATGATCTGGTCAAGGAGGAGCTGAACATCATCCAAGGGGCTCTGGAGCTTCGAACCAAGGCGGTGGAGGATGTGCTGACCCCTCTAGGGGACTGCTTCATGCTGCGCTCAGACGCAGTGCTTGACTTTGCCACAGTGTCCGAGATCCTGCGCAGCGGCTACACCCGCATTCCCGTGTATGAAGGAGAGGATCGGGCCAACATAGTGGACATCCTCTTCGTCAAGGATTTGGCCTTCGTGGACCCCGATGACTGTACCCCACTGCAGACCGTGACCCGCTTCTACCACCGGCCCCTGCATTGTGTCTTTAATGATACCCGTCTGGACGCTGTACTGGAGGAGTTTAAGAAGG GTAAATCCCACCTGGCTATAGTTCAACGAGTAAATAATGAAGGAGAAGGCGACCCTTTTTATGAGGTGATGGGGATTGTAACTCTGGAAGACATCATAGAAGAAATAATAAAGTCCGAAATCTTAGATGAAACAGATCTATACA CAGATAACCGAAATAAGGAGAGAATTCCTCAACGAGAAAGGAAACAGCACGACTTTTCACTCTTCAAACTTTCAGACAGCCAGATGAAGGTAAAGATTTCTCCGCAACTGATGCTGGCTACACATCGGTTTATGGCGACAG AAGTCGAGCCGTTTAAGGCACCTTACCTTTCAGAGAAAATTATACTACGTCTTCTGAAGCACCCAAATGTAATCCAGGAGATTAAGTTTGATGAGAAGAACAAAAGATCTTCAGAGCATTACCTTTACCAACGCAACCGACCAGTTGATTATTTTATTCTAATTCTGCAG GGTAAAGTAGAAGTAGAAGTTGGTAAGGAAGGGTTAAGATTTGAGAATGGAGCCTTCACATATTATGGAGTTCCAGCTATAATGACAACTGTTTCTTCAG ATAACGACGTAAGGAAAGTTGGGAGCTTGGGTGGATCATCATTTCTGT TAAACAGATCCCCTTCTCGCTGCAGTGGTTTGAACCGTTCTGAATCCCCTAACAGAGAGCGCAATGACTATGGGGGCAGCAACAATCAGTTAAGCAACAGCAACAACAATCTTTACATCCCTGATTACTCTGTACACATCCTGTGTGATGTGCAGTTTGTTAAG aTTACAAGGCAGCAGTATCAAAATGCACTGACCGCCAGCCGCATGGACAGCTCTCCTCAGTCTCCAGAAATTGAAGTCTTTAGCGAGGGCGATAGCACAAAATCAACAAAATACCTCCGGGTGTCTGAATCTCCGAAAGATGACACCACTGCCACCTTGGCACACGACAGGAACAGCAGCTTTG GCAGCAAATCTGATGGGTTGAAAAGTCCTAATGACTCTGTATTTCTACATATGGAAGACATCCCTCGAATCAGAGAAGAACTGGCAGATAATGCAAATTGTACAATACATC
- the CNNM1 gene encoding metal transporter CNNM1 isoform X7 gives MAEAAGAVFLLFISLSPRPVSLWLLGLRPEDTVGGRVSLEGGTLRAAEGTRFTLRVYFQPAAAPPPLQTPSPAGVNGSAGSSPPRLVFIEEPRASGSCQDEGSWASDVEVVGPLQAGQGGSAVVEVAVRELRKGERGKLFSLCAFDGRSWEHHGGAHFGLEVREAEPGMPGWLRIMAALMLLALSALFSGLRLSLLSLDPVELRVLQNSGSAVEKEQARRVQEVRSRGSYLLCTLLLGNVLSNAALAGWLCSSLPGPLWLPIVLCTVCVFLVGEVAPYSVCSRHGLAIASRTVWLTRLLMAATFPVSFPLSRLLDWALRQEIGTFYTREKLLEMLRAADPYNDLVKEELNIIQGALELRTKAVEDVLTPLGDCFMLRSDAVLDFATVSEILRSGYTRIPVYEGEDRANIVDILFVKDLAFVDPDDCTPLQTVTRFYHRPLHCVFNDTRLDAVLEEFKKGKSHLAIVQRVNNEGEGDPFYEVMGIVTLEDIIEEIIKSEILDETDLYTDNRNKERIPQRERKQHDFSLFKLSDSQMKVKISPQLMLATHRFMATEVEPFKAPYLSEKIILRLLKHPNVIQEIKFDEKNKRSSEHYLYQRNRPVDYFILILQGKVEVEVGKEGLRFENGAFTYYGVPAIMTTVSSDNDVRKVGSLGGSSFLLNRSPSRCSGLNRSESPNRERNDYGGSNNQLSNSNNNLYIPDYSVHILCDVQFVKITRQQYQNALTASRMDSSPQSPEIEVFSEGDSTKSTKYLRVSESPKDDTTATLAHDRNSSFAGSKSDGLKSPNDSVFLHMEDIPRIREELADNANCTIHHTDCCGIGMDQENSSVEIVTNSTVSCSTEETLGKKLLRTLSGKTRKKSRDAEKSPEESSVLHLIT, from the exons ATGGCGGAGGCCGCGGGAGCTGTCTTCCTGCTCTTCATCTCGCTGTCCCCCCGGCCCGTCTCCCTCTGGCTGCTCGGCCTGCGCCCCGAGGACACGGTGGGCGGCCGGGTGTCCCTGGAAGGGGGGACGCTGAGGGCGGCGGAGGGCACCCGCTTCACCCTGCGGGTCTACTTCCAGCCGGCTGCCGCTCCTCCCCCGCTCCAGACCCCGAGCCCCGCGGGGGTCAATGGCAGCGCCGGCTCCTCCCCCCCGCGGCTGGTGTTCATCGAGGAGCCGCGGGCCAGTGGCTCCTGCCAGGATGAGGGCTCCTGGGCGTCGGATGTGGAGGTTGTGGGGCCCCTGCAGGCCGGGCAGGGGGGCTCCGCGGTGGTGGAGGTGGCTGTGCGGGAGCTGCGCAAGGGGGAGCGGGGCAAGCTCTTCTCGCTTTGCGCCTTCGACGGGCGGAGCTGGGAGCACCACGGCGGAGCGCACTTCGGGCTGGAGGTACGGGAGGCGGAGCCTGGCATGCCAGGCTGGCTGCGTATCATGGCGGCGCTCATGCTGCTGGCCCTCTCTGCGCTGTTCAGCGGGCTGCGGCTCAGCCTGCTCTCCCTGGACCCGGTGGAGCTCCGGGTTCTGCAAAACAGCGGCTCGGCGGTGGAGAAAGAGCAGGCCAGGCGCGTGCAAGAGGTGCGCAGCCGTGGATCCTACCTGCTCTGCACCCTGCTCCTTGGCAACGTGCTCTCCAACGCCGCTCTGGCCGGATGGCTGTGCTCCTCGCTGCCGGGACCCCTATGGCTGCCCATTGTGCTGTGCACCGTGTGTGTCTTTCTGGTTGGAGAGGTGGCCCCATACTCGGTGTGCTCCCGCCATGGACTGGCCATTGCCTCCCGTACTGTGTGGCTCACCCGCCTGCTGATGGCCGCTACCTTCCCAGTGTCCTTCCCGCTAAGCCGCCTACTAGACTGGGCCCTACGCCAGGAAATTGGCACCTTCTACACCCGGGAGAAGCTGCTGGAGATGCTGCGGGCTGCCGATCCTTACAATGATCTGGTCAAGGAGGAGCTGAACATCATCCAAGGGGCTCTGGAGCTTCGAACCAAGGCGGTGGAGGATGTGCTGACCCCTCTAGGGGACTGCTTCATGCTGCGCTCAGACGCAGTGCTTGACTTTGCCACAGTGTCCGAGATCCTGCGCAGCGGCTACACCCGCATTCCCGTGTATGAAGGAGAGGATCGGGCCAACATAGTGGACATCCTCTTCGTCAAGGATTTGGCCTTCGTGGACCCCGATGACTGTACCCCACTGCAGACCGTGACCCGCTTCTACCACCGGCCCCTGCATTGTGTCTTTAATGATACCCGTCTGGACGCTGTACTGGAGGAGTTTAAGAAGG GTAAATCCCACCTGGCTATAGTTCAACGAGTAAATAATGAAGGAGAAGGCGACCCTTTTTATGAGGTGATGGGGATTGTAACTCTGGAAGACATCATAGAAGAAATAATAAAGTCCGAAATCTTAGATGAAACAGATCTATACA CAGATAACCGAAATAAGGAGAGAATTCCTCAACGAGAAAGGAAACAGCACGACTTTTCACTCTTCAAACTTTCAGACAGCCAGATGAAGGTAAAGATTTCTCCGCAACTGATGCTGGCTACACATCGGTTTATGGCGACAG AAGTCGAGCCGTTTAAGGCACCTTACCTTTCAGAGAAAATTATACTACGTCTTCTGAAGCACCCAAATGTAATCCAGGAGATTAAGTTTGATGAGAAGAACAAAAGATCTTCAGAGCATTACCTTTACCAACGCAACCGACCAGTTGATTATTTTATTCTAATTCTGCAG GGTAAAGTAGAAGTAGAAGTTGGTAAGGAAGGGTTAAGATTTGAGAATGGAGCCTTCACATATTATGGAGTTCCAGCTATAATGACAACTGTTTCTTCAG ATAACGACGTAAGGAAAGTTGGGAGCTTGGGTGGATCATCATTTCTGT TAAACAGATCCCCTTCTCGCTGCAGTGGTTTGAACCGTTCTGAATCCCCTAACAGAGAGCGCAATGACTATGGGGGCAGCAACAATCAGTTAAGCAACAGCAACAACAATCTTTACATCCCTGATTACTCTGTACACATCCTGTGTGATGTGCAGTTTGTTAAG aTTACAAGGCAGCAGTATCAAAATGCACTGACCGCCAGCCGCATGGACAGCTCTCCTCAGTCTCCAGAAATTGAAGTCTTTAGCGAGGGCGATAGCACAAAATCAACAAAATACCTCCGGGTGTCTGAATCTCCGAAAGATGACACCACTGCCACCTTGGCACACGACAGGAACAGCAGCTTTG CAGGCAGCAAATCTGATGGGTTGAAAAGTCCTAATGACTCTGTATTTCTACATATGGAAGACATCCCTCGAATCAGAGAAGAACTGGCAGATAATGCAAATTGTACAATACATC
- the CNNM1 gene encoding metal transporter CNNM1 isoform X6, with product MAEAAGAVFLLFISLSPRPVSLWLLGLRPEDTVGGRVSLEGGTLRAAEGTRFTLRVYFQPAAAPPPLQTPSPAGVNGSAGSSPPRLVFIEEPRASGSCQDEGSWASDVEVVGPLQAGQGGSAVVEVAVRELRKGERGKLFSLCAFDGRSWEHHGGAHFGLEVREAEPGMPGWLRIMAALMLLALSALFSGLRLSLLSLDPVELRVLQNSGSAVEKEQARRVQEVRSRGSYLLCTLLLGNVLSNAALAGWLCSSLPGPLWLPIVLCTVCVFLVGEVAPYSVCSRHGLAIASRTVWLTRLLMAATFPVSFPLSRLLDWALRQEIGTFYTREKLLEMLRAADPYNDLVKEELNIIQGALELRTKAVEDVLTPLGDCFMLRSDAVLDFATVSEILRSGYTRIPVYEGEDRANIVDILFVKDLAFVDPDDCTPLQTVTRFYHRPLHCVFNDTRLDAVLEEFKKGKSHLAIVQRVNNEGEGDPFYEVMGIVTLEDIIEEIIKSEILDETDLYTDNRNKERIPQRERKQHDFSLFKLSDSQMKVKISPQLMLATHRFMATEVEPFKAPYLSEKIILRLLKHPNVIQEIKFDEKNKRSSEHYLYQRNRPVDYFILILQGKVEVEVGKEGLRFENGAFTYYGVPAIMTTVSSDNDVRKVGSLGGSSFLLVNRSPSRCSGLNRSESPNRERNDYGGSNNQLSNSNNNLYIPDYSVHILCDVQFVKITRQQYQNALTASRMDSSPQSPEIEVFSEGDSTKSTKYLRVSESPKDDTTATLAHDRNSSFAGSKSDGLKSPNDSVFLHMEDIPRIREELADNANCTIHHTDCCGIGMDQENSSVEIVTNSTVSCSTEETLGKKLLRTLSGKTRKKSRDAEKSPEESSVLHLIT from the exons ATGGCGGAGGCCGCGGGAGCTGTCTTCCTGCTCTTCATCTCGCTGTCCCCCCGGCCCGTCTCCCTCTGGCTGCTCGGCCTGCGCCCCGAGGACACGGTGGGCGGCCGGGTGTCCCTGGAAGGGGGGACGCTGAGGGCGGCGGAGGGCACCCGCTTCACCCTGCGGGTCTACTTCCAGCCGGCTGCCGCTCCTCCCCCGCTCCAGACCCCGAGCCCCGCGGGGGTCAATGGCAGCGCCGGCTCCTCCCCCCCGCGGCTGGTGTTCATCGAGGAGCCGCGGGCCAGTGGCTCCTGCCAGGATGAGGGCTCCTGGGCGTCGGATGTGGAGGTTGTGGGGCCCCTGCAGGCCGGGCAGGGGGGCTCCGCGGTGGTGGAGGTGGCTGTGCGGGAGCTGCGCAAGGGGGAGCGGGGCAAGCTCTTCTCGCTTTGCGCCTTCGACGGGCGGAGCTGGGAGCACCACGGCGGAGCGCACTTCGGGCTGGAGGTACGGGAGGCGGAGCCTGGCATGCCAGGCTGGCTGCGTATCATGGCGGCGCTCATGCTGCTGGCCCTCTCTGCGCTGTTCAGCGGGCTGCGGCTCAGCCTGCTCTCCCTGGACCCGGTGGAGCTCCGGGTTCTGCAAAACAGCGGCTCGGCGGTGGAGAAAGAGCAGGCCAGGCGCGTGCAAGAGGTGCGCAGCCGTGGATCCTACCTGCTCTGCACCCTGCTCCTTGGCAACGTGCTCTCCAACGCCGCTCTGGCCGGATGGCTGTGCTCCTCGCTGCCGGGACCCCTATGGCTGCCCATTGTGCTGTGCACCGTGTGTGTCTTTCTGGTTGGAGAGGTGGCCCCATACTCGGTGTGCTCCCGCCATGGACTGGCCATTGCCTCCCGTACTGTGTGGCTCACCCGCCTGCTGATGGCCGCTACCTTCCCAGTGTCCTTCCCGCTAAGCCGCCTACTAGACTGGGCCCTACGCCAGGAAATTGGCACCTTCTACACCCGGGAGAAGCTGCTGGAGATGCTGCGGGCTGCCGATCCTTACAATGATCTGGTCAAGGAGGAGCTGAACATCATCCAAGGGGCTCTGGAGCTTCGAACCAAGGCGGTGGAGGATGTGCTGACCCCTCTAGGGGACTGCTTCATGCTGCGCTCAGACGCAGTGCTTGACTTTGCCACAGTGTCCGAGATCCTGCGCAGCGGCTACACCCGCATTCCCGTGTATGAAGGAGAGGATCGGGCCAACATAGTGGACATCCTCTTCGTCAAGGATTTGGCCTTCGTGGACCCCGATGACTGTACCCCACTGCAGACCGTGACCCGCTTCTACCACCGGCCCCTGCATTGTGTCTTTAATGATACCCGTCTGGACGCTGTACTGGAGGAGTTTAAGAAGG GTAAATCCCACCTGGCTATAGTTCAACGAGTAAATAATGAAGGAGAAGGCGACCCTTTTTATGAGGTGATGGGGATTGTAACTCTGGAAGACATCATAGAAGAAATAATAAAGTCCGAAATCTTAGATGAAACAGATCTATACA CAGATAACCGAAATAAGGAGAGAATTCCTCAACGAGAAAGGAAACAGCACGACTTTTCACTCTTCAAACTTTCAGACAGCCAGATGAAGGTAAAGATTTCTCCGCAACTGATGCTGGCTACACATCGGTTTATGGCGACAG AAGTCGAGCCGTTTAAGGCACCTTACCTTTCAGAGAAAATTATACTACGTCTTCTGAAGCACCCAAATGTAATCCAGGAGATTAAGTTTGATGAGAAGAACAAAAGATCTTCAGAGCATTACCTTTACCAACGCAACCGACCAGTTGATTATTTTATTCTAATTCTGCAG GGTAAAGTAGAAGTAGAAGTTGGTAAGGAAGGGTTAAGATTTGAGAATGGAGCCTTCACATATTATGGAGTTCCAGCTATAATGACAACTGTTTCTTCAG ATAACGACGTAAGGAAAGTTGGGAGCTTGGGTGGATCATCATTTCTGT TAGTAAACAGATCCCCTTCTCGCTGCAGTGGTTTGAACCGTTCTGAATCCCCTAACAGAGAGCGCAATGACTATGGGGGCAGCAACAATCAGTTAAGCAACAGCAACAACAATCTTTACATCCCTGATTACTCTGTACACATCCTGTGTGATGTGCAGTTTGTTAAG aTTACAAGGCAGCAGTATCAAAATGCACTGACCGCCAGCCGCATGGACAGCTCTCCTCAGTCTCCAGAAATTGAAGTCTTTAGCGAGGGCGATAGCACAAAATCAACAAAATACCTCCGGGTGTCTGAATCTCCGAAAGATGACACCACTGCCACCTTGGCACACGACAGGAACAGCAGCTTTG CAGGCAGCAAATCTGATGGGTTGAAAAGTCCTAATGACTCTGTATTTCTACATATGGAAGACATCCCTCGAATCAGAGAAGAACTGGCAGATAATGCAAATTGTACAATACATC
- the CNNM1 gene encoding metal transporter CNNM1 isoform X1, which yields MAEAAGAVFLLFISLSPRPVSLWLLGLRPEDTVGGRVSLEGGTLRAAEGTRFTLRVYFQPAAAPPPLQTPSPAGVNGSAGSSPPRLVFIEEPRASGSCQDEGSWASDVEVVGPLQAGQGGSAVVEVAVRELRKGERGKLFSLCAFDGRSWEHHGGAHFGLEVREAEPGMPGWLRIMAALMLLALSALFSGLRLSLLSLDPVELRVLQNSGSAVEKEQARRVQEVRSRGSYLLCTLLLGNVLSNAALAGWLCSSLPGPLWLPIVLCTVCVFLVGEVAPYSVCSRHGLAIASRTVWLTRLLMAATFPVSFPLSRLLDWALRQEIGTFYTREKLLEMLRAADPYNDLVKEELNIIQGALELRTKAVEDVLTPLGDCFMLRSDAVLDFATVSEILRSGYTRIPVYEGEDRANIVDILFVKDLAFVDPDDCTPLQTVTRFYHRPLHCVFNDTRLDAVLEEFKKGKSHLAIVQRVNNEGEGDPFYEVMGIVTLEDIIEEIIKSEILDETDLYTDNRNKERIPQRERKQHDFSLFKLSDSQMKVKISPQLMLATHRFMATEVEPFKAPYLSEKIILRLLKHPNVIQEIKFDEKNKRSSEHYLYQRNRPVDYFILILQGKVEVEVGKEGLRFENGAFTYYGVPAIMTTVSSDNDVRKVGSLGGSSFLLPVSVSRTFAFSRGESLAGSPVVNRSPSRCSGLNRSESPNRERNDYGGSNNQLSNSNNNLYIPDYSVHILCDVQFVKITRQQYQNALTASRMDSSPQSPEIEVFSEGDSTKSTKYLRVSESPKDDTTATLAHDRNSSFAGSKSDGLKSPNDSVFLHMEDIPRIREELADNANCTIHHTDCCGIGMDQENSSVEIVTNSTVSCSTEETLGKKLLRTLSGKTRKKSRDAEKSPEESSVLHLIT from the exons ATGGCGGAGGCCGCGGGAGCTGTCTTCCTGCTCTTCATCTCGCTGTCCCCCCGGCCCGTCTCCCTCTGGCTGCTCGGCCTGCGCCCCGAGGACACGGTGGGCGGCCGGGTGTCCCTGGAAGGGGGGACGCTGAGGGCGGCGGAGGGCACCCGCTTCACCCTGCGGGTCTACTTCCAGCCGGCTGCCGCTCCTCCCCCGCTCCAGACCCCGAGCCCCGCGGGGGTCAATGGCAGCGCCGGCTCCTCCCCCCCGCGGCTGGTGTTCATCGAGGAGCCGCGGGCCAGTGGCTCCTGCCAGGATGAGGGCTCCTGGGCGTCGGATGTGGAGGTTGTGGGGCCCCTGCAGGCCGGGCAGGGGGGCTCCGCGGTGGTGGAGGTGGCTGTGCGGGAGCTGCGCAAGGGGGAGCGGGGCAAGCTCTTCTCGCTTTGCGCCTTCGACGGGCGGAGCTGGGAGCACCACGGCGGAGCGCACTTCGGGCTGGAGGTACGGGAGGCGGAGCCTGGCATGCCAGGCTGGCTGCGTATCATGGCGGCGCTCATGCTGCTGGCCCTCTCTGCGCTGTTCAGCGGGCTGCGGCTCAGCCTGCTCTCCCTGGACCCGGTGGAGCTCCGGGTTCTGCAAAACAGCGGCTCGGCGGTGGAGAAAGAGCAGGCCAGGCGCGTGCAAGAGGTGCGCAGCCGTGGATCCTACCTGCTCTGCACCCTGCTCCTTGGCAACGTGCTCTCCAACGCCGCTCTGGCCGGATGGCTGTGCTCCTCGCTGCCGGGACCCCTATGGCTGCCCATTGTGCTGTGCACCGTGTGTGTCTTTCTGGTTGGAGAGGTGGCCCCATACTCGGTGTGCTCCCGCCATGGACTGGCCATTGCCTCCCGTACTGTGTGGCTCACCCGCCTGCTGATGGCCGCTACCTTCCCAGTGTCCTTCCCGCTAAGCCGCCTACTAGACTGGGCCCTACGCCAGGAAATTGGCACCTTCTACACCCGGGAGAAGCTGCTGGAGATGCTGCGGGCTGCCGATCCTTACAATGATCTGGTCAAGGAGGAGCTGAACATCATCCAAGGGGCTCTGGAGCTTCGAACCAAGGCGGTGGAGGATGTGCTGACCCCTCTAGGGGACTGCTTCATGCTGCGCTCAGACGCAGTGCTTGACTTTGCCACAGTGTCCGAGATCCTGCGCAGCGGCTACACCCGCATTCCCGTGTATGAAGGAGAGGATCGGGCCAACATAGTGGACATCCTCTTCGTCAAGGATTTGGCCTTCGTGGACCCCGATGACTGTACCCCACTGCAGACCGTGACCCGCTTCTACCACCGGCCCCTGCATTGTGTCTTTAATGATACCCGTCTGGACGCTGTACTGGAGGAGTTTAAGAAGG GTAAATCCCACCTGGCTATAGTTCAACGAGTAAATAATGAAGGAGAAGGCGACCCTTTTTATGAGGTGATGGGGATTGTAACTCTGGAAGACATCATAGAAGAAATAATAAAGTCCGAAATCTTAGATGAAACAGATCTATACA CAGATAACCGAAATAAGGAGAGAATTCCTCAACGAGAAAGGAAACAGCACGACTTTTCACTCTTCAAACTTTCAGACAGCCAGATGAAGGTAAAGATTTCTCCGCAACTGATGCTGGCTACACATCGGTTTATGGCGACAG AAGTCGAGCCGTTTAAGGCACCTTACCTTTCAGAGAAAATTATACTACGTCTTCTGAAGCACCCAAATGTAATCCAGGAGATTAAGTTTGATGAGAAGAACAAAAGATCTTCAGAGCATTACCTTTACCAACGCAACCGACCAGTTGATTATTTTATTCTAATTCTGCAG GGTAAAGTAGAAGTAGAAGTTGGTAAGGAAGGGTTAAGATTTGAGAATGGAGCCTTCACATATTATGGAGTTCCAGCTATAATGACAACTGTTTCTTCAG ATAACGACGTAAGGAAAGTTGGGAGCTTGGGTGGATCATCATTTCTGT TACCCGTGTCGGTATCTCGTACCTTCGCTTTCAGCAGAGGGGAATCTTTGGCTGgctccccag TAGTAAACAGATCCCCTTCTCGCTGCAGTGGTTTGAACCGTTCTGAATCCCCTAACAGAGAGCGCAATGACTATGGGGGCAGCAACAATCAGTTAAGCAACAGCAACAACAATCTTTACATCCCTGATTACTCTGTACACATCCTGTGTGATGTGCAGTTTGTTAAG aTTACAAGGCAGCAGTATCAAAATGCACTGACCGCCAGCCGCATGGACAGCTCTCCTCAGTCTCCAGAAATTGAAGTCTTTAGCGAGGGCGATAGCACAAAATCAACAAAATACCTCCGGGTGTCTGAATCTCCGAAAGATGACACCACTGCCACCTTGGCACACGACAGGAACAGCAGCTTTG CAGGCAGCAAATCTGATGGGTTGAAAAGTCCTAATGACTCTGTATTTCTACATATGGAAGACATCCCTCGAATCAGAGAAGAACTGGCAGATAATGCAAATTGTACAATACATC